One genomic window of Tautonia rosea includes the following:
- a CDS encoding response regulator transcription factor, whose amino-acid sequence MRTSDLRSIDRLVGECRELGDDVTTWHQHLIEQLVKRTGGPVGFSGEQIDIQSGRVRFLGQHDWGWESDSSRAHFFETLSRFTDTPGLSSITTYSRRMIEHDGICLSRSTLFSERAWKATHDYESFLRPIAFENPLWCMRSIPGVKGDESLGVTLIKPRGDRDFSARDRAFVQELMAVLAPLAGGPLARFTEPSPRDLAARARQVLRCLLEGDSDKQIARRLHMSIYTVNQYTKMIYQHFRVHGRNELMARWIRRGWGGSFSWAD is encoded by the coding sequence TTGCGTACCTCTGATCTTCGATCGATTGACCGCCTGGTCGGCGAGTGCCGCGAGCTGGGCGACGACGTGACGACCTGGCACCAGCACCTGATTGAGCAATTGGTCAAACGGACCGGCGGGCCAGTGGGGTTCTCCGGGGAACAGATCGACATCCAGAGCGGCCGCGTGCGGTTCCTCGGCCAGCACGACTGGGGATGGGAGTCCGACTCGAGCCGGGCGCACTTCTTCGAGACCCTTTCCCGATTCACCGACACCCCTGGGCTTTCGTCGATCACCACTTACAGCCGCAGGATGATCGAGCACGACGGAATCTGCCTCTCGCGATCGACGCTATTCTCGGAGCGAGCATGGAAGGCCACCCACGACTATGAGTCCTTCCTCCGCCCGATCGCGTTCGAAAACCCCCTGTGGTGTATGCGATCCATTCCGGGAGTGAAGGGGGATGAATCCCTTGGTGTCACCCTGATCAAGCCCCGAGGGGATCGGGACTTCAGCGCCAGGGACCGTGCCTTCGTTCAGGAGCTGATGGCCGTGCTGGCACCTCTGGCCGGTGGACCATTGGCCCGCTTCACCGAGCCATCGCCCCGCGATCTGGCGGCGAGGGCTCGGCAGGTCCTTCGCTGCCTGCTCGAAGGGGATTCCGACAAACAGATTGCCCGACGCTTGCACATGAGCATCTACACGGTCAACCAGTACACCAAAATGATCTACCAGCACTTTCGCGTTCATGGACGCAACGAGCTGATGGCCCGGTGGATCCGGCGTGGGTGGGGTGGCTCGTTTTCCTGGGCCGATTGA